In a genomic window of Streptococcus mitis NCTC 12261:
- a CDS encoding DUF1912 family protein has product MSYEQEFMKEFEAWVNTQIMINDMAHKESQKVYEEDQDERAKDAMIRYESRLDAYQFLLGKFENFKAGKEFHDLPDGLFGERNY; this is encoded by the coding sequence ATGAGTTACGAACAAGAATTTATGAAGGAATTTGAAGCTTGGGTCAATACCCAGATCATGATTAACGACATGGCGCACAAGGAAAGCCAAAAAGTCTACGAAGAAGACCAAGACGAGCGTGCCAAAGATGCCATGATTCGCTACGAAAGCCGTTTGGATGCTTATCAGTTCTTGCTTGGTAAGTTTGAAAACTTCAAAGCAGGCAAGGAATTCCATGATTTACCAGATGGCTTGTTTGGTGAGCGAAATTATTAA
- a CDS encoding helix-hairpin-helix domain-containing protein produces the protein MSKKLNRKKQLRNSLRRAGAFSSTVTKVVEETKKVVKCAEQSASQAGKAVSKKVEQAVEATKEQAQKVASSVEDFAANLGGLPLDRAKTFYDEGIKSASDFKNWTEKELLALKGIGPATIKKLKENGIKFK, from the coding sequence ATGTCAAAGAAACTCAATCGTAAAAAACAATTACGAAATAGCCTCCGTCGTGCAGGTGCCTTTTCAAGTACTGTGACTAAGGTTGTAGAAGAGACAAAAAAAGTCGTGAAATGTGCAGAGCAGTCAGCAAGCCAAGCTGGTAAGGCTGTTTCTAAAAAAGTTGAACAAGCAGTAGAAGCTACTAAAGAACAAGCTCAAAAAGTAGCCAGTTCTGTAGAAGATTTTGCAGCAAACTTGGGTGGACTTCCACTTGACCGTGCCAAAACTTTCTATGATGAAGGCATCAAGTCTGCTTCAGATTTCAAAAATTGGACTGAAAAAGAACTCCTTGCCTTGAAAGGAATTGGCCCAGCTACCATCAAGAAATTGAAGGAAAATGGCATCAAGTTCAAGTAA
- a CDS encoding DUF1858 domain-containing protein, translating into MDNIIDVSIPVAEVVDKHPEVLEILVELGFKPLANPLMRNTVGRKVSLKQGSKLEGTPMDKIVRTLEANGYEVIGLD; encoded by the coding sequence ATGGACAATATCATCGATGTGTCAATTCCTGTTGCAGAAGTGGTGGACAAGCATCCAGAAGTCTTGGAAATCCTAGTGGAACTCGGTTTTAAACCACTTGCTAACCCCTTGATGCGCAACACAGTCGGTCGCAAAGTATCGCTTAAGCAGGGTTCTAAGCTGGAAGGGACTCCTATGGACAAGATTGTCCGCACACTGGAAGCAAATGGCTACGAAGTGATTGGATTAGACTAA
- the infB gene encoding translation initiation factor IF-2 — MSKKRLYEIAKELGKESKEVVARAKELGLDVKSHSSSVEEAVAAKIAASFKPAAAPKEEAKPAAPKASAEKKAEKSEPAKPAVAKEEAKPAEPVAPKAEKVATKPQSRNFKAEREARAKEQAERRKQNKSNNRDQQQNGNRQKNDGRNGGKQGQGNRDNRRFNDQAKKQQGQQNRGNERRQQEDKRPHQAAPRVDFKARAAALKAEQNAEYARSSEERFKQTQAAKEALAQANKRKEPEEIFEEVAKLAEQAQQVQAVVEPAPVAKEAPVDTRRKKQARPDKERDDYDHEDDGPRKQQKNRSSQNQVRNQKNSNWNNNKKNKKGNNKNNRNQTPKPVTERKFHELPTEFEYTDGMTVAEIAKRIKREPAEIVKKLFMMGVMATQNQSLDGETIELLMVDYGIEAKQKVEVDNADIERFFVEDGYLNEDELVERPPVVTIMGHVDHGKTTLLDTLRNSRVATGEAGGITQHIGAYQIVENGKKITFLDTPGHAAFTSMRARGASVTDITILVVAADDGVMPQTIEAINHSKAANVPIIVAINKIDKPGANPERVIGELAEHGVMSTAWGGDSEFVEISAKFNQNIEELLETVLLVAEIQELKADPTVRAIGTVIEARLDKGKGAVATLLVQQGTLNVQDPIVVGNTFGRVRAMTNDLGRRVKVAGPSTPVSITGLNEAPMAGDHFAVYEDEKSARAAGEERAKRALMKQRQATQRVSLENLFDTLKAGELKSVNVIIKADVQGSVEALSASLQKIDVEGVKVTIVHSAVGAINESDVTLAEASNAFIVGFNVRPTPQARQQAEADDVEIRLHSIIYKVIEEMEEAMKGMLDPEFEEKVIGEAVIRETFKVSKVGTIGGFMVINGKVTRDSKVRVIRDGVVIYDGELASLKHYKDDVKEVTNGREGGLMIDGYNDIKTDDVIEAYVMEEIKR, encoded by the coding sequence TTGTCTAAGAAAAGATTGTACGAAATCGCAAAAGAACTTGGAAAAGAAAGTAAAGAAGTTGTAGCGCGTGCAAAAGAGTTGGGCTTGGATGTGAAAAGCCACTCATCAAGTGTGGAAGAAGCTGTCGCTGCAAAAATCGCTGCCAGCTTTAAGCCTGCAGCTGCTCCGAAAGAAGAAGCAAAACCTGCAGCACCAAAAGCAAGTGCAGAAAAGAAAGCCGAAAAATCTGAGCCAGCTAAACCAGCTGTAGCTAAGGAAGAGGCAAAACCGGCTGAGCCAGTTGCTCCGAAGGCAGAAAAAGTAGCAACAAAACCGCAAAGCCGTAATTTCAAGGCTGAGCGTGAAGCCCGTGCCAAAGAGCAGGCAGAACGACGCAAGCAAAACAAGAGCAATAACCGTGACCAACAACAAAACGGGAACCGTCAGAAAAACGACGGCCGCAATGGTGGAAAACAAGGTCAAGGCAACCGCGACAATCGCCGTTTTAACGACCAAGCTAAGAAACAGCAAGGTCAGCAAAATCGTGGAAATGAGCGTCGTCAACAAGAGGACAAACGTCCACATCAAGCGGCTCCACGTGTTGACTTTAAAGCCCGTGCAGCAGCCCTAAAAGCAGAGCAAAATGCAGAATATGCCCGTTCAAGTGAGGAACGTTTCAAGCAGACTCAGGCTGCCAAAGAAGCCTTGGCTCAAGCTAACAAACGCAAGGAGCCAGAGGAAATCTTTGAAGAAGTGGCTAAGTTAGCTGAACAAGCGCAACAAGTTCAAGCAGTGGTTGAACCAGCTCCTGTAGCTAAAGAAGCGCCAGTGGATACACGTCGTAAAAAACAAGCTCGACCAGACAAAGAACGTGATGATTATGATCACGAAGACGATGGTCCTAGAAAACAACAAAAGAATCGAAGTAGTCAAAATCAAGTGAGAAATCAAAAGAATAGTAACTGGAATAACAACAAAAAGAACAAAAAAGGCAATAACAAGAACAATCGTAATCAGACTCCAAAACCTGTTACAGAGCGTAAATTCCATGAATTGCCAACAGAATTTGAATATACAGATGGTATGACCGTTGCGGAAATCGCAAAACGTATCAAACGTGAACCAGCTGAAATCGTTAAGAAACTTTTCATGATGGGTGTCATGGCCACACAAAACCAATCCTTGGATGGGGAAACAATCGAACTCCTCATGGTGGATTATGGTATCGAAGCCAAACAAAAAGTTGAAGTGGATAATGCCGACATCGAACGTTTCTTTGTCGAAGATGGTTATCTCAATGAAGATGAATTGGTTGAGCGCCCACCAGTTGTAACCATCATGGGACACGTTGACCATGGTAAAACAACACTCTTAGATACCCTTCGTAACTCTCGTGTTGCGACAGGTGAAGCAGGTGGTATCACTCAGCATATCGGTGCCTACCAAATCGTGGAAAATGGTAAGAAGATTACCTTCCTTGATACACCAGGACACGCGGCCTTTACATCTATGCGCGCGCGTGGTGCTTCTGTTACCGATATTACTATCTTGGTCGTAGCGGCAGATGACGGGGTTATGCCTCAGACTATCGAAGCCATTAACCACTCAAAAGCGGCCAACGTTCCAATCATCGTAGCTATCAACAAGATTGATAAACCAGGTGCTAACCCAGAACGTGTTATCGGTGAATTGGCAGAGCATGGTGTTATGTCAACAGCTTGGGGTGGAGATTCTGAATTTGTTGAAATCTCAGCTAAATTCAACCAAAATATCGAAGAATTGTTGGAAACAGTCCTTCTTGTGGCTGAAATCCAAGAACTCAAGGCAGACCCAACAGTGCGTGCGATCGGTACAGTTATCGAAGCGCGCTTGGATAAAGGAAAAGGTGCGGTCGCAACCCTTCTTGTTCAACAAGGTACCTTGAATGTCCAAGACCCAATCGTTGTCGGAAATACCTTCGGTCGTGTCCGTGCCATGACCAATGACCTTGGTCGTCGTGTTAAGGTTGCTGGACCATCAACACCAGTTTCAATCACAGGTTTGAACGAAGCGCCAATGGCAGGTGACCACTTTGCCGTTTACGAGGATGAAAAATCTGCGCGTGCAGCAGGTGAAGAGCGTGCCAAACGTGCCCTTATGAAACAACGTCAAGCTACCCAACGTGTTAGCCTTGAAAACCTCTTTGATACCCTTAAAGCTGGTGAACTCAAGTCAGTTAACGTCATCATCAAGGCCGATGTACAAGGTTCTGTTGAAGCCCTTTCTGCATCACTTCAAAAGATAGACGTGGAAGGTGTTAAAGTTACTATCGTTCACTCAGCGGTCGGTGCTATCAACGAATCAGACGTAACCCTTGCCGAAGCTTCAAATGCCTTTATCGTTGGTTTCAACGTACGCCCTACACCACAAGCTCGTCAACAAGCAGAAGCTGACGATGTTGAGATCCGTCTCCACAGTATTATCTACAAGGTTATCGAAGAGATGGAAGAAGCTATGAAAGGGATGCTTGATCCAGAATTTGAAGAAAAAGTTATTGGTGAAGCAGTTATTCGTGAAACCTTCAAGGTGTCTAAAGTGGGAACTATCGGTGGATTCATGGTTATCAATGGTAAGGTTACCCGTGACTCTAAAGTCCGTGTTATCCGTGACGGTGTCGTTATCTATGACGGTGAACTCGCAAGCTTGAAACACTACAAAGACGACGTTAAGGAAGTTACAAACGGTCGTGAAGGTGGATTGATGATCGATGGCTACAATGATATCAAGACTGATGATGTGATTGAGGCCTACGTCATGGAAGAAATCAAGAGATAA
- a CDS encoding GNAT family N-acetyltransferase, with protein sequence MSRAELPERLETERLVLRVRTVTDAEDIHAYASLPEVAYPAGFPPVKTLEDEIYYLEHILPERNQKENLPAGYGLVVKGTDKVIGSVDFNHRYEDDVLELGYTLHPDYWGRGYVPEAALALIDLAFKDLDLHKIELTCFGYNVQSQRVAEKLGFTLEARIRDRKDVQGNRCDSLIYGLLRSEWEVI encoded by the coding sequence ATGTCAAGAGCTGAATTACCAGAACGCTTAGAAACCGAACGGCTCGTCTTGCGAGTTCGTACAGTGACTGACGCCGAAGATATTCATGCCTACGCTAGTCTCCCAGAGGTCGCCTATCCAGCAGGATTTCCGCCCGTCAAGACCTTGGAAGATGAGATTTATTATCTGGAGCATATTCTTCCAGAACGCAATCAAAAGGAAAATCTCCCAGCTGGCTATGGGCTTGTCGTCAAAGGAACAGATAAAGTCATTGGTTCGGTTGACTTCAACCACCGCTATGAGGATGATGTGCTAGAGCTTGGCTATACCTTGCATCCAGACTATTGGGGTCGAGGCTATGTACCAGAAGCAGCGCTTGCCTTGATTGACTTAGCCTTTAAAGATTTGGATCTTCACAAGATTGAACTGACTTGTTTTGGATACAATGTCCAAAGTCAACGAGTCGCAGAGAAGCTTGGATTTACCCTCGAAGCTCGAATAAGAGACAGAAAGGATGTTCAAGGAAACCGCTGTGACAGTCTGATATATGGTTTGCTGAGAAGTGAGTGGGAGGTGATTTGA
- a CDS encoding AAA family ATPase, translating to MHLFIIGAPASGKMTIGQELSRLTDATLFYNHQAIDFALEIYQDYTEEMWEFVRGITFSFLGASARNQRSVILTDVIDFSNQYQLMYLKQIQDLLNDYHQEILFVELETSLEERLHRNRTENRLKHKPLKRHIEVSEREILETAETLQLNSQHQLNELHHYFKINNTNLSAEEAAKQIQDKMNTIEKGHTHV from the coding sequence ATGCATCTTTTCATCATTGGTGCTCCAGCCTCAGGAAAAATGACGATTGGTCAAGAACTGTCTCGACTGACGGATGCTACCCTATTTTATAACCATCAAGCCATCGATTTTGCACTAGAAATCTATCAGGATTATACAGAGGAGATGTGGGAATTTGTTCGTGGAATTACCTTTTCTTTCCTTGGAGCAAGTGCAAGAAATCAGCGATCAGTAATTTTAACAGACGTAATTGATTTTTCAAATCAGTACCAGCTGATGTATTTGAAGCAAATTCAAGATTTGTTGAATGACTATCATCAAGAGATTCTTTTTGTTGAATTGGAAACAAGCCTTGAAGAACGCTTACATAGAAATCGAACGGAGAACCGGTTGAAGCACAAACCCTTGAAACGACATATTGAGGTATCTGAAAGAGAAATTTTAGAGACCGCTGAAACACTTCAATTAAATTCCCAGCATCAACTGAATGAGTTGCACCACTACTTTAAAATAAATAATACGAATTTGTCTGCAGAAGAAGCTGCTAAGCAGATTCAAGATAAAATGAATACAATAGAGAAAGGACACACACATGTCTAA
- the rnpM gene encoding RNase P modulator RnpM has protein sequence MKTRKIPLRKSVVSNEVIDKRDLLRIVKNKEGQVFIDPTGKANGRGAYIKLDNKEALEAKKKKVFNRSFDMEVEESFYDELIAYVDHKVKRRELGLE, from the coding sequence ATGAAAACGAGAAAAATCCCTTTGCGCAAGTCTGTTGTGTCCAATGAAGTGATTGATAAGCGTGATTTGCTCCGCATTGTCAAGAACAAAGAAGGACAAGTCTTTATCGATCCGACAGGCAAGGCCAATGGCCGTGGCGCTTACATCAAGCTAGACAATAAAGAAGCCCTAGAGGCGAAAAAGAAGAAGGTCTTTAACCGTAGCTTTGACATGGAAGTAGAAGAAAGCTTTTATGACGAGTTGATTGCTTATGTGGATCATAAAGTAAAAAGAAGAGAGTTAGGACTTGAATAA
- a CDS encoding valine--tRNA ligase — MSKELSPKYNPAEVEAGRYQKWLDADVFKPSGDQKAKPYSIVIPPPNVTGKLHLGHAWDTTLQDIIIRQKRMQGFDTLWLPGMDHAGIATQAKVEERLRGEGITRYDLGREKFLDKVWEWKDEYATTIKEQWGKMGLSVDYSRERFTLDEGLSKAVRKVFVDLYKKGWIYRGEFIINWDPAARTALSDIEVIHKDVEGAFYHMNYMLEDGSRALEVATTRPETMFGDVAVAVNPEDPRYKDLIGKNVILPIANKLIPIVGDEHADPEFGTGVVKITPAHDPNDFLVGQRHNLPQVNVMNDDGTMNELAFEFAGMDRFEARKAVVAKLEEIGAFVKIEKRVHSVGHSERTGVVVEPRLSTQWFVKMDQLAKNAIANQDTEDKVEFYPPRFNDTFLQWMENVHDWVISRQLWWGHQIPAWYNAEGEIYVGEEAPEGDGWTQDEDVLDTWFSSALWPFSTMGWPDVDSEDFKRYYPTSTLVTGYDIIPFWVSRMIFQGLEFTGKSPFKNALIHGLIRDEEGRKMSKSLGNGIDPMDVIDKYGTDSLRWFLSNGSAPGQDVRFSYEKMDASWNFINKIWNISRYILMNNEGLTLEQATANVEKVVNKEAGNVTDRWILHNLNETIGKATTNFDKFEFGVAGHILYNFIWDEFADWYVELTKEVLYSDNEEEKVITRSVLLYTLDKILRLLHPIMPFVTEEIFGQISEGSIVTAEYPTVNPAFEDLAAHTGVESLKDLIRAVRNARAEVNVAPSKPITILVKTSDSDLEAFFNSNVNYIKRFTNPEHLEIASNIPAPELAMSSVITGAEIYLPLADLLNVEEELARLDKELAKWQKELDMVGKKLSNERFVANAKPEVVQKERDKQADYQAKYDATVARIDEMKKLVK, encoded by the coding sequence ATGTCTAAAGAACTTTCACCTAAATACAATCCAGCCGAGGTTGAGGCTGGTCGTTACCAAAAATGGCTTGATGCTGATGTTTTCAAGCCTTCAGGCGATCAAAAAGCTAAGCCTTATTCAATCGTGATTCCACCACCAAATGTAACTGGTAAGCTTCACCTTGGTCACGCTTGGGATACGACTCTTCAAGATATCATCATCCGTCAAAAACGTATGCAAGGTTTTGATACGCTTTGGCTTCCTGGTATGGACCACGCGGGGATTGCCACTCAGGCTAAGGTTGAGGAGCGCTTGCGTGGAGAGGGCATTACACGTTATGACCTAGGTCGTGAGAAATTCCTCGATAAGGTCTGGGAATGGAAAGACGAATATGCCACTACCATCAAGGAACAATGGGGCAAGATGGGGCTCTCAGTCGACTACTCTCGCGAGCGTTTCACTCTTGATGAAGGCTTGTCAAAAGCTGTTCGCAAGGTCTTTGTGGACCTTTACAAGAAAGGCTGGATTTACCGTGGTGAGTTTATCATCAACTGGGACCCAGCAGCTCGCACAGCCCTTTCTGATATCGAGGTGATTCACAAGGATGTCGAAGGTGCCTTCTACCACATGAATTATATGCTGGAAGACGGTTCACGCGCCCTTGAAGTGGCGACAACTCGTCCTGAGACCATGTTTGGAGACGTTGCGGTTGCGGTCAACCCAGAAGATCCCCGATACAAGGACTTGATTGGTAAAAATGTCATCCTTCCAATCGCTAATAAACTGATTCCAATCGTTGGAGACGAACACGCAGACCCTGAGTTTGGTACTGGTGTCGTGAAAATCACGCCTGCCCACGATCCAAACGACTTCTTGGTTGGTCAACGTCATAACTTGCCACAAGTCAACGTGATGAACGACGACGGAACTATGAATGAGCTTGCCTTCGAGTTTGCAGGTATGGACCGTTTTGAAGCTCGTAAGGCAGTCGTTGCCAAGTTGGAAGAAATTGGTGCCTTCGTTAAAATCGAAAAACGTGTCCACAGTGTTGGTCACTCAGAGCGTACAGGTGTTGTGGTTGAACCACGCTTGTCTACTCAATGGTTCGTTAAGATGGACCAATTGGCTAAGAATGCTATTGCCAACCAAGACACAGAGGACAAGGTAGAATTCTACCCACCTCGTTTCAACGATACCTTCCTCCAATGGATGGAAAATGTTCACGACTGGGTAATCTCTCGTCAGCTCTGGTGGGGTCACCAAATCCCTGCTTGGTACAATGCTGAGGGTGAAATATATGTCGGCGAAGAAGCTCCAGAAGGCGACGGTTGGACTCAGGACGAAGACGTCTTGGATACTTGGTTCAGTTCTGCCCTTTGGCCATTCTCTACCATGGGCTGGCCAGATGTCGACTCAGAAGACTTCAAACGTTATTATCCAACATCAACTTTGGTGACTGGTTATGATATTATCCCGTTCTGGGTATCTCGAATGATTTTCCAAGGTTTGGAATTTACTGGCAAATCGCCATTCAAAAATGCATTGATTCATGGTCTGATTCGTGACGAGGAAGGCCGTAAGATGTCTAAATCACTGGGCAATGGGATTGATCCGATGGATGTTATTGATAAGTACGGAACAGATAGCCTGCGTTGGTTCCTTTCAAACGGTTCTGCACCAGGTCAAGACGTGCGCTTCTCTTACGAGAAAATGGATGCTTCATGGAACTTCATTAACAAGATCTGGAACATCTCTCGCTACATCCTCATGAACAATGAAGGCTTGACCCTTGAGCAAGCAACTGCCAATGTGGAAAAAGTTGTCAACAAGGAAGCTGGTAATGTCACAGACCGCTGGATTCTCCACAACCTCAATGAAACCATCGGAAAAGCAACTACCAACTTTGACAAGTTTGAGTTTGGTGTGGCTGGTCACATCCTCTACAACTTTATCTGGGATGAGTTTGCGGACTGGTACGTTGAGTTGACTAAGGAAGTCCTTTACAGCGATAATGAAGAAGAGAAAGTTATCACACGTTCTGTTCTCCTTTATACTTTGGACAAGATTCTTCGTCTCCTTCACCCAATCATGCCATTCGTGACAGAGGAAATCTTTGGGCAAATCTCAGAAGGCTCTATCGTGACAGCAGAATACCCAACTGTTAATCCAGCCTTTGAAGACCTCGCTGCTCACACAGGTGTAGAGAGCCTCAAAGACTTGATCCGTGCCGTTCGTAATGCGCGTGCGGAAGTAAACGTAGCACCAAGTAAGCCAATCACCATCCTTGTTAAGACAAGCGATAGCGACTTGGAAGCCTTCTTTAACAGCAATGTCAACTACATCAAACGCTTCACAAATCCAGAACACTTGGAAATCGCATCAAACATCCCTGCACCTGAACTCGCTATGTCAAGTGTCATCACAGGAGCAGAAATCTACCTGCCACTCGCAGATCTCCTAAATGTCGAAGAAGAACTAGCTCGTCTCGACAAGGAACTGGCTAAATGGCAAAAAGAACTGGACATGGTCGGCAAGAAGCTCTCTAACGAACGCTTCGTAGCCAATGCCAAACCAGAAGTCGTCCAAAAAGAACGTGACAAACAAGCTGACTACCAAGCGAAATATGATGCGACCGTAGCACGTATTGATGAGATGAAGAAGTTGGTGAAATAA
- a CDS encoding YlxQ-related RNA-binding protein, with product MNKQKISNLLGLAQRAGRIISGEELVVKAIQDGKAKLVFLAHDAGPNLTKKIQDKSHYYQVEIVTVFSTLELSIAVGKSRKVLAVTDAGFTKKMRSLME from the coding sequence TTGAATAAGCAAAAAATAAGCAATCTCTTGGGACTTGCTCAGCGAGCAGGGCGAATTATATCGGGTGAGGAATTGGTCGTTAAAGCCATTCAAGACGGCAAGGCCAAGTTGGTCTTTCTAGCCCATGATGCAGGCCCCAATCTGACCAAGAAGATTCAAGATAAAAGTCACTATTATCAAGTAGAAATTGTAACCGTGTTTTCAACACTGGAATTAAGCATAGCAGTCGGAAAATCAAGAAAGGTTTTGGCTGTGACAGATGCTGGATTTACAAAGAAAATGAGGTCTCTTATGGAATAG
- a CDS encoding DUF438 domain-containing protein: MADERIHILRDILLELHNGASPESVQERFDATFTGVSAIEISLMEHELMNSDSGVTFEDVMELCDVHANLFKNAVKGVEVADTEHPGHPVRVFKEENLALRAALIRIRRLLDTYESMEDEEMLAEMRKGLVRQMGLVGQFDIHYQRKEELFFPIMERYGHDSPPKVMWGVDDQIRELFQTALATAKSLPEVSISTVKDTFEAFATEFESMIFKEESILLMILLESFTQDDWLQIAEESDTYGYAIIRPSEKWVPERQSFVEEKIAEEPIQLDTAEGQVQQVIDTPEGQFTITFTPKEKESALDRHSQQAFGNGYLSVEQANLILNHLPMEITFVNKDDIFQYYNDNAPADEMIFKRTPSQVGRNVELCHPPKYLDKVKTIMKGLREGSKDKYEMWFKSESRGKFVHITYAAVHDENGEFQGVLEYVQDIQPYREIDTDYFRGLE; the protein is encoded by the coding sequence ATGGCAGATGAGCGAATTCATATCCTACGGGATATTTTGTTAGAATTGCACAATGGCGCCTCTCCTGAGTCGGTTCAGGAGCGCTTTGATGCGACCTTTACAGGTGTTTCAGCCATCGAGATTTCCCTTATGGAGCACGAGCTGATGAACTCAGACTCAGGTGTCACCTTTGAAGATGTTATGGAACTTTGTGATGTCCATGCCAATCTTTTTAAAAATGCTGTTAAGGGTGTCGAAGTTGCAGATACTGAGCATCCTGGCCACCCCGTTCGTGTCTTCAAGGAAGAAAATCTGGCTCTCCGTGCTGCCTTAATTCGCATTCGGAGATTGCTAGATACCTATGAGTCTATGGAAGACGAGGAAATGCTGGCGGAGATGCGTAAGGGTTTGGTCCGTCAGATGGGACTTGTGGGTCAATTTGATATCCATTACCAACGTAAGGAAGAACTTTTCTTTCCTATCATGGAGCGCTATGGACACGATTCACCTCCAAAAGTTATGTGGGGAGTGGATGATCAGATCAGGGAACTCTTTCAAACAGCTTTAGCGACAGCCAAGTCACTACCTGAAGTGTCGATTTCCACTGTAAAAGATACTTTTGAAGCCTTTGCGACAGAGTTTGAAAGTATGATTTTCAAGGAAGAATCCATCCTCCTCATGATTCTCCTTGAGTCCTTTACTCAGGATGACTGGCTTCAGATTGCGGAGGAGAGCGACACCTATGGTTATGCCATCATCCGTCCGTCTGAGAAATGGGTGCCAGAAAGACAGAGTTTTGTTGAGGAAAAGATTGCAGAGGAGCCTATTCAGCTAGATACGGCAGAGGGACAAGTTCAGCAGGTTATCGATACGCCAGAAGGACAGTTTACCATTACCTTTACCCCTAAAGAAAAGGAATCAGCTTTGGACCGCCATAGTCAACAGGCTTTTGGCAATGGCTATCTTTCAGTCGAGCAGGCTAATCTCATTCTCAATCACCTCCCTATGGAGATTACCTTTGTCAATAAAGATGATATTTTCCAGTATTACAATGACAATGCGCCGGCTGATGAGATGATTTTCAAACGGACGCCGTCCCAAGTTGGGCGCAATGTTGAACTCTGTCATCCACCTAAGTACTTGGACAAGGTCAAGACCATCATGAAGGGTCTTCGTGAGGGAAGCAAAGACAAGTATGAAATGTGGTTCAAGTCTGAGTCGCGAGGCAAGTTTGTCCACATCACCTACGCAGCAGTGCACGATGAAAACGGAGAATTCCAAGGTGTGTTGGAGTATGTTCAGGATATTCAACCCTACCGTGAGATTGACACGGACTATTTCCGTGGATTAGAATAA
- the rbfA gene encoding 30S ribosome-binding factor RbfA → MANHFRTDRVGMEIKREVNEILQKKVRDPRVQGVTITDVQMLGDLSVAKVYYTILSNLASDNQKAQIGLEKATGTIKRELGRNLKLYKIPDLTFVKDESIEYGNKIDEMLRNLDKN, encoded by the coding sequence ATGGCAAATCATTTTCGTACGGATCGTGTGGGCATGGAAATCAAGCGTGAAGTCAATGAGATTTTGCAAAAGAAAGTCCGTGATCCGCGTGTCCAAGGTGTGACCATCACAGATGTTCAGATGCTAGGTGACTTGTCTGTTGCCAAGGTTTACTATACCATTTTGAGTAACCTTGCTTCAGATAATCAAAAAGCCCAAATCGGGCTTGAAAAAGCAACTGGTACTATCAAACGTGAACTTGGTCGCAATTTGAAATTGTACAAAATCCCAGATTTGACTTTCGTCAAAGACGAATCCATCGAATATGGAAACAAGATTGACGAGATGCTACGCAATCTGGATAAGAACTAA